GCAGGGAGTCCTCCCAGCCGGCGCCCTCCGTGGCCGACAGCAGGATGACGTCGACCCCTTCGTCGACGAAGGACGTGAACGCGTCGATCTGGGAGCGCTGGTCGAGGTTGGTGGCGGGCGCGTACTTCAGCTCGAAGCCGGCCTCCTCGGTGAACGTGTCCTGGACGTTCGCCTCGTTCGCCTGCCGCCAGCCGCCCTCGGGGCCGACCGCGACGAAGCCGACGGTGACGACCTCGTCGCCGCCGCCGTCGCCGCTGGTGCTGGTGTCGTCGTCGCCTCCGCCGCACGCGGTGAGGGCCAGGGTCAGTGCCCCGGCCGCCGCGAAGGCCCGTGCGATCCGTGCGGTGCTGCGCATCGATCTCCTCCTTGAGACCCGTGCCTTCCGGCGTGGTTCGTGGGCGTGGAACGGCGGAGATGTTACCGGGAACACGTAGGCCATGCAAGATGTGAAATTGTACTGATTGAGGTCACATACCGCGAGGCCCGGCGGTCGACTCGCGCACGATGAGCTCCGGTGCAATCCGCGAGCGCCGCTCGGTGCTGCCGCCCTCGAGCGCCGCGACGAGGATCTCGAGCGCGAGCGTGCCCAGGGCGTGGAAGTCCTGCCGCACCGTCGTGAGCGTGGGCAGGAAGTGCCGCGACACGGGCAGGTCGTCGAACCCGACGACGCTGACGTCCTCGGGCACGCGGATGCCGCGGTCGCGGAAGCCGTGCAGGATGCCGAGCGCCATCTGGTCGTTCGCGGCGAAGATCGCGGTGAACGGCGGCAGCTCGTCGAACGCGACGGCGAACTCGTAGCCGGAGTCGGCCGACCAGTCGCCGACGAACGCCGGTGGGATGTGCAGCCCGGCCTTCTTCAGGTGCGCGTGCCAGCCGCGTTCCCGGGCCCGCGCGTCGAGCCAGTCCAGCGGGCCGGCGACGTGCACGATCTCGCGGTGGCCGAGGTCCATCAGGTGCTGGACGGCGAGCGTGGCGCCGAGGCGCTGGTCGACCGAGGCGGTGAGGAAGTTGGGGTCGTCGTCGGCCTTGACGATCAGCGTCGGCAGCCCCTCGGTCAGCTCGCGCAGCACGTCGACCGACGACGCGCGCGGCGCGATGACGCACAGCGCGTCGATGCCGTGCGCCGTCAGGTACGCGACCGCCTCGCGCGGGCGCACGCCGTCGTCGTCGGGGGAGGCGGCGACGGAGCTGACGGAGTAGCCGGCCTCGCGCGCGGCGTGCTCGACGGCGCGCAGGGTGCTGTCGGGGCCGATCTCGACCGGACGGTCGACGATGACGCCGATGCGCCGCGACTTGCGCGTGGCCAGCGCCCGGGCGGCGCTGTTGCGCTGGTAGTTCAGCTCCTCGACGACGCGCAGGACCTTCTCGCGGGTCTCCGGCCGGATGTTCGGGTGGTCGTTGAGGACGCGGGAGACGGTCATGTGCGAGACGCCGGCGAGGGACGCGATGGACCGCAGGTTCGGCTTGTCGTCCGAGTTCCCGGCGCTCATCTTCCCTCCACCCTCTGCTGCAGGCCACCGCGGCGGCACGGTGCCGGGACCCCGGCCGACGCCGGTCTGATCGTACGTCTCGGCGCGGTGACGTTACCGGGAACATAGGGCTTGCGACAATCCCGAGCCGTTTCACCGGCAGCTGACAGATGTCATCGCCGATCACCCAGGAATTCACGAAATCGCAGCTCATCGCGTTGTTAGGCTCGCAGTCATGCGGGTTCTCACGTGGCTGCACGGGCCGGCGTTCGCGGCCGGCGCCGTCGCCGTCGTCGTCAACCGGGCCGGGCTCGGCCCGCTCTGGTTCACCGGTGTCGGGCTGATCGTGTTCGGGCTGGCCGCGCGGTGGCTGACGACCCGGGCCCAGCGCCCGCCCCGCGGCGCCGAGCCCGGTCCCGTCGCCGTCGGGCTGCCGCTGGCCGGGCGCTGGACGGCGCTGAACGGGCCGGGCACCAAGGTGCCCAGCCACACCCACGCGCTGGCCCAGACCTACGCCATCGACCTCGTGCTCCGGCCGGCGCCGGAGCCGGTGTGGCTCTGGCCGGTCGCCCGCCGGCCGCAGGCCTACCCGGCGTTCGGCGCGCCGCTGCTCGCCCCGGCCGACGCCAGGGTCGTCGCGGCGGCGGACGGCCAGCGCGACCACCTCACGCGCACCTCGCTGCCGGGCCTGCTGTACCTGTTGCGGAGGGCTTTGTGCGCTCCCTCGGCCGGCCCCGGCACCTGCTGGGCAACCACG
This Jiangella alba DNA region includes the following protein-coding sequences:
- a CDS encoding LacI family DNA-binding transcriptional regulator — protein: MSAGNSDDKPNLRSIASLAGVSHMTVSRVLNDHPNIRPETREKVLRVVEELNYQRNSAARALATRKSRRIGVIVDRPVEIGPDSTLRAVEHAAREAGYSVSSVAASPDDDGVRPREAVAYLTAHGIDALCVIAPRASSVDVLRELTEGLPTLIVKADDDPNFLTASVDQRLGATLAVQHLMDLGHREIVHVAGPLDWLDARARERGWHAHLKKAGLHIPPAFVGDWSADSGYEFAVAFDELPPFTAIFAANDQMALGILHGFRDRGIRVPEDVSVVGFDDLPVSRHFLPTLTTVRQDFHALGTLALEILVAALEGGSTERRSRIAPELIVRESTAGPRGM